The following coding sequences are from one Musa acuminata AAA Group cultivar baxijiao chromosome BXJ2-4, Cavendish_Baxijiao_AAA, whole genome shotgun sequence window:
- the LOC103982949 gene encoding F-box protein At5g46170, with product MDGLRPDHWDPVEEDEGIDHFDRLPDSVLLVIFNLVGDVKALGRCCVVSRRFHALVRLVDEVVVRVDCVISDDPSLSRVAEAGGAAASDKPRGVFSHLARIVLGGLVKPLVALGQILSPSSSSSAAAAAAFTAARKSAPSSSSFSSTSSDVSHHSPTEVLKNFNVIRRLRIELPDGELGVDDGVLLKWRADFGSTLDSCVILSASSVAFSSSISPDSPNPNPSLSFEDACVGDDCGSMPDSFYTDGSLKRRVVWTISSLIAASARHYLLHPIVADHETLESLHLTDADGQGVLTMDRRQLQELRGKPVMASGCSQRTLLPALSMRLWYAQQLELPDGMLLKGATLLAIKPSEEWTTGAAGGSVGLSDGCRVSDAFEEPYRTAAKMLMNRRTYCLEMNSF from the coding sequence ATGGACGGGTTGCGGCCGGACCACTGGGATCCGGTGGAGGAGGATGAGGGGATCGATCACTTCGACCGGCTGCCGGACTCGGTGCTCCTTGTGATCTTCAACCTGGTCGGCGACGTCAAGGCCTTGGGGCGTTGCTGCGTCGTCTCCCGCCGCTTCCACGCCCTCGTCCGACTCGTCGACGAGGTCGTCGTCCGAGTCGACTGTGTCATCTCCGACGATCCCTCCCTCTCCCGGGTCGCCGAGGCGGGCGGCGCTGCCGCGTCAGACAAGCCCCGCGGCGTCTTCTCCCACCTTGCTCGCATCGTCCTCGGCGGCCTCGTCAAGCCCCTCGTGGCTCTCGGGCAAATCCTgtccccctcctcttcctcctccgctgctgccgccgccgccttcaCCGCGGCCAGGAAGTCCGCGCCATCGTCCTCTTCATTCTCTTCAACTTCGTCCGATGTCTCCCACCATTCCCCGACCGAAGTCTTGAAGAACTTCAATGTGATCCGGCGCCTCCGCATCGAGCTTCCCGACGGTGAGCTCGGCGTCGACGACGGCGTCCTCTTGAAGTGGAGGGCGGACTTCGGATCCACCCTCGATAGCTGCGTCATCCTTAGTGCCTCATCCGTGGCGTTCTCGTCTTCCATTTCCCCGGACTCCCCAAACCCTAATCCTAGTCTTAGTTTCGAGGACGCTTGTGTCGGTGATGATTGCGGAAGCATGCCAGATTCGTTCTATACTGATGGAAGCTTGAAGCGGAGGGTGGTGTGGACTATTAGTTCGCTGATTGCCGCCTCAGCGCGGCATTATCTTCTCCATCCTATTGTGGCTGACCATGAAACATTAGAGAGCTTGCATCTAACAGATGCCGATGGGCAGGGGGTGCTGACCATGGACCGGCGGCAACTGCAGGAATTAAGGGGAAAGCCAGTGATGGCTTCGGGGTGCTCGCAACGGACACTTCTGCCGGCACTAAGCATGCGTCTGTGGTATGCACAGCAGCTCGAGTTGCCGGATGGGATGTTGTTGAAGGGTGCGACATTGTTGGCCATCAAACCAAGTGAGGAGTGGACGACGGGGGCAGCCGGTGGATCTGTCGGGCTCTCAGATGGTTGCAGGGTTTCAGATGCCTTTGAAGAGCCATACAGGACAGCAGCCAAGATGCTCATGAATAGGAGGACTTATTGCCTCGAGATGAATTCCTTCTGA